In the Trichoderma atroviride chromosome 4, complete sequence genome, TGGCGGTGGCCCTCGTTTTCATGGCGGACCCAGTCGGCCTTGCGCTTAAAGATCTTGGGATCCCGGCATTTATCCCACGTGCATGTGAAAGGCTGCACATCCTCATGCACATGCTTGGTCCAGTCAGATGGCTTGTggaacttcttcttctggtaaCACAGTTGGCATTCAAACTCCGCCGGCAAGTGCTGTGTTGGCGGCATAGGTATATCGGTTGGGAAGCTCTCCTGGTTAATGGCGCCTTCAGTCGGCGTgacatcgtcgtcgtcgtcgtcatagTGCGTTGGTAAGGCGTCTAATcccttgccattgccattatCTCCTCCCCGTGAACTCAGCAGGTTCGCTGAACCGCCCAGTGCCAAGCACAGCGAGCCGCAAGGGCAGTTGGCCCCAAGACCAAGGTGTTTGACTTTGTTGCTAAGTAGCTGCTTGTACCTAATAATCTGCTGGTGGGCAATGCGATCTACAAGGTAGCTATGCGCAGGGGGCAGTGCTTGGTTCAGGGTCTGAATGTGTTGTTGGAAGCCAGCCAAGTTTGGAGCGATGTCGTCAATGATATTGGGGTTCATCTTCATGTCGTTATCTTCGTAAaaatcgtcatcgtcgtcgtcgtcgtcgtctggtTCGACAGGGGCAGCGGCTTGCCTGAGAGCCGCTACAGGCGGTCCACCAGATTTCCTCCACATATCAGCGAGGCTGGAGTGACCATTAtcgatgctgctgcgattggcggcagcagatggCTTGGGCAAGTCTGACTTGCTTCGCGGCCGTCTCAGAGAGCCTTTCACACTGAGGCTGGGAAAGGAACTTTTGGGAGGCGGAGAAATGGTACTAATAGATCCTGCGCGCGAATGTGTAGTGCCGATGGAACCAAGGTTTTGGCCCATGGACACTAAAGCGGTGTTAATACTGGGAGTCTGGTGCTTCTTCCCCCAGCTGGGTGTTCGTGACATGGGAGACAAGTGCGGCAGGCTATCACGTTTATTGTGAGTTGGTGGTTGCTCTGTCTGTTCATTTGGAGCTTCGCGCTGTCCGCTACGGGAGCGCTTACGCGCATGTGAACCGCTGGGACGCCGGACAAGATTTGAAAGTTCCTTCAGAAGGTTGCCAGGTTTGTTGCTTCTATCACCGCTTCGACTaatggagagcttcttcaagaaatTGCCGCTCGTGATGCCCTCGATATCAACGTCGGCCACGCTGGGTAAGCTGCGTCGGCGAGTACCCCAGGTTGCCGCTCGAGAGATGATGGAGTCATTATCACGGCACATCCTCTCGAAGCGCTCAATGGCGGCTTGTGAGCTCTGAGGTTGATGCCGGCTCTCTCCACTGTTTCTGATGGAGGGAAGAATGGGGGCATCGGCCCAATTGCGATTAGCATAGATGATGTCGTAATCCTCGTCGGCCAACTGACCAGCACCGTTGGGAGCGTAATAAGTTTGGCCAGGGATGTATTTGTTCTCAGTTTGGTCCCCAAGAGGAATGCTGTCATTGCTGTTGCGACTTTGCTCTTCTGCGGAGCTGATATCCTCGGGAGACGACGTGTCTGGAGGAACAATCTCGTTGAGATTACCGGTAAGCCATTTGTTGACCTCGCCATTTTTCTCCTCAATCTCTTGACGGCTCATAATCTCGTTTATGCTCGCGATTGCCTCCCCAGGTCGCCTTTTTGGATCCAGACCACCAAGGCCAGTGGCAGGGTCGCGCCGCCATTGACCCGTGGAATCTCTAGCAACAGGTTTGCCTTGGCCATAGTTGGTGGATGATGTAATCAAGTCTCCGGCAGACTCGAGGCCCCCTCGTACCGTCGACGGACTATCTTCAAGAGAACGCTCAACGGTATGAACAGGGCCACTGCTATCTTTGTCCCATACGGAGATGGTGACGCGAGGACTCTGACATCTCATATCGACGGGAGCAGGTGCTAATCCGTCCTCACTAGACTGTGTGCTGTCCGTCTGGCTCGGCGTCAACTGGGGTGCTGGGATGACAAGGGGATTAGGCTTGAAGGGCATCTGAAGCTCCTGCGGTGAGATGGAGCTGGGTAACTGGTGTTGATCTGGTCGCGTGAGAGCGGTTCTCTCCTCGCTTCGTGGTGATAATGTGTGGACGGAGGCAGTTTGATCCGGGGTTAGAGGATGATAATTATCGTCGTTGGCATTATGCTCTTGTTGAGGCTCAACTGCTGGGGTGTTGTTTAGTGAGAGGTCCCATACGCTGTGGTCGTCCAAAAAGGATGGCGTGCCGACCTCGGGATTGGTAAAGTTGGCGCCGAAGAAAGGGTCGTCGTCCAAGTCGCTGTAGTCACTGGATTGGTAGAGGCTCAGTGTCGAGGATCCGGCAGGTGTCTCTGAGGGGTTCGCAGGGGAGAGAGAGTCACTGTTGACTCGAGATAGGAAGGGCGATAGTAGGTTTGAGTCGATTGATGAGCGCtcctgttgttgctgttgttgttgctgctgctgctgctgctgatattGATACTGGTagtgatgctgctgctgctgttgttgtagTCCGGCACCAGACGCCACTAGATCGCGGGGTTGAGAGTCGAAGTCAAAGTCGCGATCGAGGCTAAGAGGGCTGTCGGTGTCGTGAGGCACGGAGAACCCTTGAGCGGCTGCCGATGCGGAAGACATGATTGTATCCAGCTGGGGCCGAGCGTAAGGGGATGCCCGAGGATAAGTACTCCGTATATGCGgcaaggaggagggagggaggtTAtggcaggagaagagaagagcggtGGCTCTCTATCGAGAGATGCGAGACAGGCAGCCGGGTCCTGTAGGCCTAATCTGGTGCGCTCTGGAGATGCGCAGCGTCACGTCACTGGCCAGGGACCATGTTCCTGGAGAGCAACGGGGTGGCGGCAGGCTAATGATTGTTTTGCTGTGCTGTGCGTTGCTAGGCAGGGCGGGAGCCAGAAGTCAAGCTTTGGGGCGCAGCCGGCAAACAGACGGTCtagagaggctgcggcgTCTGGCtaagagatggaaattgaGATGACAAAAGTGGTGTcggacgagaaaaaaagggcagtgGGCGGAGAGCCAGAGCTGATGATGGGATGGGACATGGGCAGCCAGCGTGTGGGTGCGGCTGGCGGATCTAAAGGCGCTTACCACCATGCTTGGGCTGTCGACCGCACCCCCTGCGGAGCGACCCTTGCTGCCATCGTGCTGTCTCTCTTGAGCGTCTTGTCGGAACCGGGCTTGGGGAGCGatgct is a window encoding:
- a CDS encoding uncharacterized protein (EggNog:ENOG41), which translates into the protein MSSASAAAQGFSVPHDTDSPLSLDRDFDFDSQPRDLVASGAGLQQQQQQHHYQYQYQQQQQQQQQQQQQERSSIDSNLLSPFLSRVNSDSLSPANPSETPAGSSTLSLYQSSDYSDLDDDPFFGANFTNPEVGTPSFLDDHSVWDLSLNNTPAVEPQQEHNANDDNYHPLTPDQTASVHTLSPRSEERTALTRPDQHQLPSSISPQELQMPFKPNPLVIPAPQLTPSQTDSTQSSEDGLAPAPVDMRCQSPRVTISVWDKDSSGPVHTVERSLEDSPSTVRGGLESAGDLITSSTNYGQGKPVARDSTGQWRRDPATGLGGLDPKRRPGEAIASINEIMSRQEIEEKNGEVNKWLTGNLNEIVPPDTSSPEDISSAEEQSRNSNDSIPLGDQTENKYIPGQTYYAPNGAGQLADEDYDIIYANRNWADAPILPSIRNSGESRHQPQSSQAAIERFERMCRDNDSIISRAATWGTRRRSLPSVADVDIEGITSGNFLKKLSISRSGDRSNKPGNLLKELSNLVRRPSGSHARKRSRSGQREAPNEQTEQPPTHNKRDSLPHLSPMSRTPSWGKKHQTPSINTALVSMGQNLGSIGTTHSRAGSISTISPPPKSSFPSLSVKGSLRRPRSKSDLPKPSAAANRSSIDNGHSSLADMWRKSGGPPVAALRQAAAPVEPDDDDDDDDDFYEDNDMKMNPNIIDDIAPNLAGFQQHIQTLNQALPPAHSYLVDRIAHQQIIRYKQLLSNKVKHLGLGANCPCGSLCLALGGSANLLSSRGGDNGNGKGLDALPTHYDDDDDDVTPTEGAINQESFPTDIPMPPTQHLPAEFECQLCYQKKKFHKPSDWTKHVHEDVQPFTCTWDKCRDPKIFKRKADWVRHENEGHRHLEWWTCDVEDCRHTCYRRDNFLQHLVREHKFQEPKVKTKAAMKKVGAVDPTWQKVEQCHIETNKQPHEEPCRFCGKVFPTWKKLTVHLAKHMEQISLPVLRLVAAKAKELAADTIISPVQDPPPRHEIPLLPDPNSPAMRYPNNGQQQQLSTASPMLPPPPQQQQPSMPYPPQAQNQFMYSQVMNPGQFHSSFYPQFDNMGQNLHQTQSMAASPLVHGFDPGRRAQDLPVTSAPYGQGSNPYTAMAIQNEVEPFPPLNALGLQNVSVQVAAAPPMNAQMYDGMMDPSSVQGSPFSGHDALSTYSHSPHQGATIHLDTKGWDDGQQASGFY